A single genomic interval of Panthera tigris isolate Pti1 chromosome E3, P.tigris_Pti1_mat1.1, whole genome shotgun sequence harbors:
- the ARMC5 gene encoding armadillo repeat-containing protein 5 isoform X1, which translates to MAAAKPTLTDSLSFCLAQLTAAAGEGLGGGKDTATNETPLGRALLALRTRHVKAAGGIERFRARGGLRPLLALLRRAAAAGPAPSQAGSGSAPSSVESAIYDGPAPSSGPAPSSASSSSSPSPPARLRKTLDLALSILANCCTEGACRTEVRRLGGILSLVTILQCVKTDSIQNRTARALGNLAMEPESCGDIHSAGAVPLLVESLTACQDSQCLQSVVRALRNLADSPQHRLALAQQGAVRPLAELLAAAPDPALTLALVRALLELSRGCSRACAEQLSLGGGLGPLVSLASHPKKAVREATILILANLCAQGLVRPALGNAGGVEVLLGELRRRRGPNGAGPASQQPLVRAVCLLCREAINRARLRDAGGLELLMGLLRDPRASAWHLRVVAALVGFLYDTGALGRLQALGLVPLLAGQLCGDAGDEEEEGREAASWDFPEERTPERAEAGSFRSLRSWLISEGYAAGPGDISPDWSPERCPPPPPPPEPAEPTSPTLGPASLRTPRTLRTPGRSPAATSEEPWGREGPALLLLSRFSQAPDPSGALVTSPALCGLLAYVTGSPGPPSPRALRILARLTCNPACLEAFVRSYGAALLRAWLVLGVAPDDWPTLRARPVRRQHRELGEMLLQNLTVQAESPFGVGALTHLLLSGSPEDRVACALTLPFICRKPSLWRRLLLDQGGLRLLLSALTRPAPHPLFLFFAADSLSCLQGLVSPTVSPALPPTIPLDLDAPSPCLYEHLLGPAPIPAPDLHFLLDSGLRLPAQRAASATASPFFRALLAGSFAEAQMDLVPLRGLSPSAAWPILHHLHGCRGCGATLGPVPPPGQPLLGSEAEEALEAAGRFLLPGLEEELEEAVGHIHLGPHGGPESVGEVFRLGRPRLVAHCARWALGPGQCPRKRALALVGLVEAAGEEAGPLTEALLAVVMGVEFGGKGSSLDC; encoded by the exons ATGGCGGCTGCGAAACCGACTCTCACGGACTCGCTCTCGTTCTGCCTCGCGCAGCTCACAGCGGCGGCCGGGGAGGGTCTAGGTGGGGGAAAGGACACAGCTACCAACGAGACACCCTTGGGCCGTGCGCTCTTAGCCCTCCGCACACGCCACGTCAAGGCAGCAGGGGGAATCGAGCGCTTCCGGGCGCGCGGCGGGCTCCGCCCCCTTCTCGCGCTGCTGCGGCGAGCGGCGGCAGCGGGTCCCGCCCCGTCCCAGGCTGGCTCAGGCTCCGCCCCCTCGTCGGTCGAGTCAGCGATTTATGATGGCCCCGCCCCCTCGTcgggccctgccccctcctctgcgtcgtcgtcgtcgtcgccCTCGCCGCCAGCGCGCCTGCGCAAGACCCTGGACTTGGCGCTCAGCATCCTAGCCAACTGCTGTACGGAAGGGGCGTGCCGGACTGAAGTGCGCAGGCTCGGAGGCATTCTCTCTTTGG TGACTATTCTTCAGTGCGTGAAGACAGACAGCATCCAGAACAGAACAGCCCGTGCTCTGGGGAACTTAGCCATGGAACCTGAGAGCTGTGGGGACATCCATTCTGCTG gTGCTGTTCCCTTGCTGGTTGAGAGCCTGACAGCCTGCCAGGACTCCCAGTGCCTGCAGAGTGTGGTGCGTGCCCTCCGCAACCTGGCCGACTCACCCCAGCACCGCCTGGCCCTGGCACAGCAGGGAGCAGTACGCCCTCTGGCTGAGCTTCTGGCCGCTGCCCCAGACCCTGCACTGACCTTGGCCCTAGTCCGTGCCCTCTTAGAGCTGAGTCGAGGCTGCTCCCGGGCCTGTGCTGAGCAGCTAAGTCTGGGTGGAGGATTAGGCCCACTGGTCAGTTTGGCCTCCCACCCCAAAAAGGCAGTACGGGAGGCAACTATCTTGATCCTTGCCAACCTGTGTGCCCAGGGCCTTGTACGGCCTGCATTGGGCAATGCTGGGGGTGTGGAAGTACTACTGGGTGAACTCCGGCGGCGCAGGGGACCTAATGGGGCTGGCCCAGCCTCTCAGCAGCCCCTGGTACGAGCCGTGTGCCTGCTGTGCCGGGAGGCCATCAACCGGGCCCGGCTGCGGGATGCTGGTGGTTTGGAGCTGTTGATGGGCCTGCTACGGGACCCTCgtgccagtgcctggcaccttcGTGTCGTGGCTGCCCTCGTGGGCTTCCTGTATGATACTGGAGCCCTGGGCCGGCTACAGGCTCTGGGACTTGTACCTCTCTTGGCTGGGCAGCTGTGTGGTGATGCTGGtgatgaggaagaagagggaagagaagctgCTTCCTGGGACTTTCCTGAGGAGCGGACCCCTGAGCGGGCAGAAGCTGGAAGCTTCCGAAGCCTAAG GTCATGGCTGATCTCTGAAGGCTACGCCGCAGGCCCGGGAGACATCTCTCCTGACTGGTCCCCTGAGCGATGTCCCCCACCTCCACCGCCACCGGAGCCAGCTGAGCCaaccagccccaccctgggcccagCTTCACTGCGGACGCCTCGCACACTGCGCACACCTGGCCGCAGCCCTGCCGCCACCTCTGAGGAGCCTTGGGGCCGCGAGGGGCCAGCGCTGCTGCTACTGTCGCGCTTCTCCCAGGCTCCCGACCCAAGTGGGGCATTGGTGACCAGCCCAGCCCTATGTGGCCTGCTGGCCTATGTGACGGGCTCACCGGGTCCACCGAGCCCACGTGCACTGCGCATCCTGGCACGCCTTACCTGCAACCCTGCCTGTCTCGAGGCCTTTGTGCGCAGCTATGGTGCTGCACTGCTGCGTGCCTGGCTTGTGTTAGGTGTTGCCCCGGATGATTGGCCCACGCTGCGTGCCCGCCCAGTTCGACGCCAGCACCGGGAGCTGG GTGAGATGCTGCTGCAGAACCTGACTGTGCAGGCTGAATCACCCTTTGGAGTGGGCGCCCTCACTCATCTGCTGCTCTCAGGAAGCCCTGAGGACCGCGTGGCCTGTGCACTGACCCTGCCCTTCATCTGTCG GAAGCCCTCTCTGTGGCGCCGGCTACTTCTGGACCAGGGCGGCCTCCGGCTCCTCCTCTCAGCACTAACTCGGCCAGCTCCACATccactcttcctcttctttgctGCGGACTCCCTTTCCTGCCTCCAAGGCCTGGTGTCTCCCACTGTGAGCCCAGCCCTCCCACCTACAATCCCTTTGGATCTAGATGCCCCCTCCCCTTGCCTTTATGAACATCTGCTGGGCCcagcccccatcccagcccctgaCCTTCATTTCCTACTGGACTCAGGCCTACGGCTCCCTGCCCAGCGAGCTGCCTCAGCTACTGCCTCCCCTTTCTTCCGGGCCCTGCTAGCTGGCAGCTTTGCCGAAGCCCAGATGGACCTGGTGCCACTTCGAGGCCTGTCACCCAGTGCAGCCTGGCCTATCCTGCATCACTTGCATGGCTGCCGGGGCTGTGGCGCTACACTGGGGCCTGTTCCCCCACCAGGCCAGCCCCTGCTGGGCTCAGAGGCTGAGGAGGCACTGGAGGCTGCTGGCCGTTTTTTGCTccctgggctggaggaggagctggaagaggctGTGGGCCACATCCACCTGGGACCCCATGGTGGCCCAGAGTCAGTGGGTGAAGTATTCCGCCTGGGCCGGCCCCGATTGGTTGCCCATTGTGCCCgctgggctctggggccagggcAGTGCCCTCGGAAACGGGCCTTGGCCTTAGTGGGGCTTGTGGAGGCAGCAGGCGAGGAGGCAGGGCCGCTGACTGAGGCTTTACTGGCTGTGGTAATGGGGGTTGAATTCGGGGGCAAGGGTTCCAGCTTAGACTGTTGA
- the ARMC5 gene encoding armadillo repeat-containing protein 5 isoform X2, translating into MAAAKPTLTDSLSFCLAQLTAAAGEGLGGGKDTATNETPLGRALLALRTRHVKAAGGIERFRARGGLRPLLALLRRAAAAGPAPSQAGSGSAPSSVESAIYDGPAPSSGPAPSSASSSSSPSPPARLRKTLDLALSILANCCTEGACRTEVRRLGGILSLGAVPLLVESLTACQDSQCLQSVVRALRNLADSPQHRLALAQQGAVRPLAELLAAAPDPALTLALVRALLELSRGCSRACAEQLSLGGGLGPLVSLASHPKKAVREATILILANLCAQGLVRPALGNAGGVEVLLGELRRRRGPNGAGPASQQPLVRAVCLLCREAINRARLRDAGGLELLMGLLRDPRASAWHLRVVAALVGFLYDTGALGRLQALGLVPLLAGQLCGDAGDEEEEGREAASWDFPEERTPERAEAGSFRSLRSWLISEGYAAGPGDISPDWSPERCPPPPPPPEPAEPTSPTLGPASLRTPRTLRTPGRSPAATSEEPWGREGPALLLLSRFSQAPDPSGALVTSPALCGLLAYVTGSPGPPSPRALRILARLTCNPACLEAFVRSYGAALLRAWLVLGVAPDDWPTLRARPVRRQHRELGEMLLQNLTVQAESPFGVGALTHLLLSGSPEDRVACALTLPFICRKPSLWRRLLLDQGGLRLLLSALTRPAPHPLFLFFAADSLSCLQGLVSPTVSPALPPTIPLDLDAPSPCLYEHLLGPAPIPAPDLHFLLDSGLRLPAQRAASATASPFFRALLAGSFAEAQMDLVPLRGLSPSAAWPILHHLHGCRGCGATLGPVPPPGQPLLGSEAEEALEAAGRFLLPGLEEELEEAVGHIHLGPHGGPESVGEVFRLGRPRLVAHCARWALGPGQCPRKRALALVGLVEAAGEEAGPLTEALLAVVMGVEFGGKGSSLDC; encoded by the exons ATGGCGGCTGCGAAACCGACTCTCACGGACTCGCTCTCGTTCTGCCTCGCGCAGCTCACAGCGGCGGCCGGGGAGGGTCTAGGTGGGGGAAAGGACACAGCTACCAACGAGACACCCTTGGGCCGTGCGCTCTTAGCCCTCCGCACACGCCACGTCAAGGCAGCAGGGGGAATCGAGCGCTTCCGGGCGCGCGGCGGGCTCCGCCCCCTTCTCGCGCTGCTGCGGCGAGCGGCGGCAGCGGGTCCCGCCCCGTCCCAGGCTGGCTCAGGCTCCGCCCCCTCGTCGGTCGAGTCAGCGATTTATGATGGCCCCGCCCCCTCGTcgggccctgccccctcctctgcgtcgtcgtcgtcgtcgccCTCGCCGCCAGCGCGCCTGCGCAAGACCCTGGACTTGGCGCTCAGCATCCTAGCCAACTGCTGTACGGAAGGGGCGTGCCGGACTGAAGTGCGCAGGCTCGGAGGCATTCTCTCTTTGG gTGCTGTTCCCTTGCTGGTTGAGAGCCTGACAGCCTGCCAGGACTCCCAGTGCCTGCAGAGTGTGGTGCGTGCCCTCCGCAACCTGGCCGACTCACCCCAGCACCGCCTGGCCCTGGCACAGCAGGGAGCAGTACGCCCTCTGGCTGAGCTTCTGGCCGCTGCCCCAGACCCTGCACTGACCTTGGCCCTAGTCCGTGCCCTCTTAGAGCTGAGTCGAGGCTGCTCCCGGGCCTGTGCTGAGCAGCTAAGTCTGGGTGGAGGATTAGGCCCACTGGTCAGTTTGGCCTCCCACCCCAAAAAGGCAGTACGGGAGGCAACTATCTTGATCCTTGCCAACCTGTGTGCCCAGGGCCTTGTACGGCCTGCATTGGGCAATGCTGGGGGTGTGGAAGTACTACTGGGTGAACTCCGGCGGCGCAGGGGACCTAATGGGGCTGGCCCAGCCTCTCAGCAGCCCCTGGTACGAGCCGTGTGCCTGCTGTGCCGGGAGGCCATCAACCGGGCCCGGCTGCGGGATGCTGGTGGTTTGGAGCTGTTGATGGGCCTGCTACGGGACCCTCgtgccagtgcctggcaccttcGTGTCGTGGCTGCCCTCGTGGGCTTCCTGTATGATACTGGAGCCCTGGGCCGGCTACAGGCTCTGGGACTTGTACCTCTCTTGGCTGGGCAGCTGTGTGGTGATGCTGGtgatgaggaagaagagggaagagaagctgCTTCCTGGGACTTTCCTGAGGAGCGGACCCCTGAGCGGGCAGAAGCTGGAAGCTTCCGAAGCCTAAG GTCATGGCTGATCTCTGAAGGCTACGCCGCAGGCCCGGGAGACATCTCTCCTGACTGGTCCCCTGAGCGATGTCCCCCACCTCCACCGCCACCGGAGCCAGCTGAGCCaaccagccccaccctgggcccagCTTCACTGCGGACGCCTCGCACACTGCGCACACCTGGCCGCAGCCCTGCCGCCACCTCTGAGGAGCCTTGGGGCCGCGAGGGGCCAGCGCTGCTGCTACTGTCGCGCTTCTCCCAGGCTCCCGACCCAAGTGGGGCATTGGTGACCAGCCCAGCCCTATGTGGCCTGCTGGCCTATGTGACGGGCTCACCGGGTCCACCGAGCCCACGTGCACTGCGCATCCTGGCACGCCTTACCTGCAACCCTGCCTGTCTCGAGGCCTTTGTGCGCAGCTATGGTGCTGCACTGCTGCGTGCCTGGCTTGTGTTAGGTGTTGCCCCGGATGATTGGCCCACGCTGCGTGCCCGCCCAGTTCGACGCCAGCACCGGGAGCTGG GTGAGATGCTGCTGCAGAACCTGACTGTGCAGGCTGAATCACCCTTTGGAGTGGGCGCCCTCACTCATCTGCTGCTCTCAGGAAGCCCTGAGGACCGCGTGGCCTGTGCACTGACCCTGCCCTTCATCTGTCG GAAGCCCTCTCTGTGGCGCCGGCTACTTCTGGACCAGGGCGGCCTCCGGCTCCTCCTCTCAGCACTAACTCGGCCAGCTCCACATccactcttcctcttctttgctGCGGACTCCCTTTCCTGCCTCCAAGGCCTGGTGTCTCCCACTGTGAGCCCAGCCCTCCCACCTACAATCCCTTTGGATCTAGATGCCCCCTCCCCTTGCCTTTATGAACATCTGCTGGGCCcagcccccatcccagcccctgaCCTTCATTTCCTACTGGACTCAGGCCTACGGCTCCCTGCCCAGCGAGCTGCCTCAGCTACTGCCTCCCCTTTCTTCCGGGCCCTGCTAGCTGGCAGCTTTGCCGAAGCCCAGATGGACCTGGTGCCACTTCGAGGCCTGTCACCCAGTGCAGCCTGGCCTATCCTGCATCACTTGCATGGCTGCCGGGGCTGTGGCGCTACACTGGGGCCTGTTCCCCCACCAGGCCAGCCCCTGCTGGGCTCAGAGGCTGAGGAGGCACTGGAGGCTGCTGGCCGTTTTTTGCTccctgggctggaggaggagctggaagaggctGTGGGCCACATCCACCTGGGACCCCATGGTGGCCCAGAGTCAGTGGGTGAAGTATTCCGCCTGGGCCGGCCCCGATTGGTTGCCCATTGTGCCCgctgggctctggggccagggcAGTGCCCTCGGAAACGGGCCTTGGCCTTAGTGGGGCTTGTGGAGGCAGCAGGCGAGGAGGCAGGGCCGCTGACTGAGGCTTTACTGGCTGTGGTAATGGGGGTTGAATTCGGGGGCAAGGGTTCCAGCTTAGACTGTTGA
- the ARMC5 gene encoding armadillo repeat-containing protein 5 isoform X3 → MEPESCGDIHSAGAVPLLVESLTACQDSQCLQSVVRALRNLADSPQHRLALAQQGAVRPLAELLAAAPDPALTLALVRALLELSRGCSRACAEQLSLGGGLGPLVSLASHPKKAVREATILILANLCAQGLVRPALGNAGGVEVLLGELRRRRGPNGAGPASQQPLVRAVCLLCREAINRARLRDAGGLELLMGLLRDPRASAWHLRVVAALVGFLYDTGALGRLQALGLVPLLAGQLCGDAGDEEEEGREAASWDFPEERTPERAEAGSFRSLRSWLISEGYAAGPGDISPDWSPERCPPPPPPPEPAEPTSPTLGPASLRTPRTLRTPGRSPAATSEEPWGREGPALLLLSRFSQAPDPSGALVTSPALCGLLAYVTGSPGPPSPRALRILARLTCNPACLEAFVRSYGAALLRAWLVLGVAPDDWPTLRARPVRRQHRELGEMLLQNLTVQAESPFGVGALTHLLLSGSPEDRVACALTLPFICRKPSLWRRLLLDQGGLRLLLSALTRPAPHPLFLFFAADSLSCLQGLVSPTVSPALPPTIPLDLDAPSPCLYEHLLGPAPIPAPDLHFLLDSGLRLPAQRAASATASPFFRALLAGSFAEAQMDLVPLRGLSPSAAWPILHHLHGCRGCGATLGPVPPPGQPLLGSEAEEALEAAGRFLLPGLEEELEEAVGHIHLGPHGGPESVGEVFRLGRPRLVAHCARWALGPGQCPRKRALALVGLVEAAGEEAGPLTEALLAVVMGVEFGGKGSSLDC, encoded by the exons ATGGAACCTGAGAGCTGTGGGGACATCCATTCTGCTG gTGCTGTTCCCTTGCTGGTTGAGAGCCTGACAGCCTGCCAGGACTCCCAGTGCCTGCAGAGTGTGGTGCGTGCCCTCCGCAACCTGGCCGACTCACCCCAGCACCGCCTGGCCCTGGCACAGCAGGGAGCAGTACGCCCTCTGGCTGAGCTTCTGGCCGCTGCCCCAGACCCTGCACTGACCTTGGCCCTAGTCCGTGCCCTCTTAGAGCTGAGTCGAGGCTGCTCCCGGGCCTGTGCTGAGCAGCTAAGTCTGGGTGGAGGATTAGGCCCACTGGTCAGTTTGGCCTCCCACCCCAAAAAGGCAGTACGGGAGGCAACTATCTTGATCCTTGCCAACCTGTGTGCCCAGGGCCTTGTACGGCCTGCATTGGGCAATGCTGGGGGTGTGGAAGTACTACTGGGTGAACTCCGGCGGCGCAGGGGACCTAATGGGGCTGGCCCAGCCTCTCAGCAGCCCCTGGTACGAGCCGTGTGCCTGCTGTGCCGGGAGGCCATCAACCGGGCCCGGCTGCGGGATGCTGGTGGTTTGGAGCTGTTGATGGGCCTGCTACGGGACCCTCgtgccagtgcctggcaccttcGTGTCGTGGCTGCCCTCGTGGGCTTCCTGTATGATACTGGAGCCCTGGGCCGGCTACAGGCTCTGGGACTTGTACCTCTCTTGGCTGGGCAGCTGTGTGGTGATGCTGGtgatgaggaagaagagggaagagaagctgCTTCCTGGGACTTTCCTGAGGAGCGGACCCCTGAGCGGGCAGAAGCTGGAAGCTTCCGAAGCCTAAG GTCATGGCTGATCTCTGAAGGCTACGCCGCAGGCCCGGGAGACATCTCTCCTGACTGGTCCCCTGAGCGATGTCCCCCACCTCCACCGCCACCGGAGCCAGCTGAGCCaaccagccccaccctgggcccagCTTCACTGCGGACGCCTCGCACACTGCGCACACCTGGCCGCAGCCCTGCCGCCACCTCTGAGGAGCCTTGGGGCCGCGAGGGGCCAGCGCTGCTGCTACTGTCGCGCTTCTCCCAGGCTCCCGACCCAAGTGGGGCATTGGTGACCAGCCCAGCCCTATGTGGCCTGCTGGCCTATGTGACGGGCTCACCGGGTCCACCGAGCCCACGTGCACTGCGCATCCTGGCACGCCTTACCTGCAACCCTGCCTGTCTCGAGGCCTTTGTGCGCAGCTATGGTGCTGCACTGCTGCGTGCCTGGCTTGTGTTAGGTGTTGCCCCGGATGATTGGCCCACGCTGCGTGCCCGCCCAGTTCGACGCCAGCACCGGGAGCTGG GTGAGATGCTGCTGCAGAACCTGACTGTGCAGGCTGAATCACCCTTTGGAGTGGGCGCCCTCACTCATCTGCTGCTCTCAGGAAGCCCTGAGGACCGCGTGGCCTGTGCACTGACCCTGCCCTTCATCTGTCG GAAGCCCTCTCTGTGGCGCCGGCTACTTCTGGACCAGGGCGGCCTCCGGCTCCTCCTCTCAGCACTAACTCGGCCAGCTCCACATccactcttcctcttctttgctGCGGACTCCCTTTCCTGCCTCCAAGGCCTGGTGTCTCCCACTGTGAGCCCAGCCCTCCCACCTACAATCCCTTTGGATCTAGATGCCCCCTCCCCTTGCCTTTATGAACATCTGCTGGGCCcagcccccatcccagcccctgaCCTTCATTTCCTACTGGACTCAGGCCTACGGCTCCCTGCCCAGCGAGCTGCCTCAGCTACTGCCTCCCCTTTCTTCCGGGCCCTGCTAGCTGGCAGCTTTGCCGAAGCCCAGATGGACCTGGTGCCACTTCGAGGCCTGTCACCCAGTGCAGCCTGGCCTATCCTGCATCACTTGCATGGCTGCCGGGGCTGTGGCGCTACACTGGGGCCTGTTCCCCCACCAGGCCAGCCCCTGCTGGGCTCAGAGGCTGAGGAGGCACTGGAGGCTGCTGGCCGTTTTTTGCTccctgggctggaggaggagctggaagaggctGTGGGCCACATCCACCTGGGACCCCATGGTGGCCCAGAGTCAGTGGGTGAAGTATTCCGCCTGGGCCGGCCCCGATTGGTTGCCCATTGTGCCCgctgggctctggggccagggcAGTGCCCTCGGAAACGGGCCTTGGCCTTAGTGGGGCTTGTGGAGGCAGCAGGCGAGGAGGCAGGGCCGCTGACTGAGGCTTTACTGGCTGTGGTAATGGGGGTTGAATTCGGGGGCAAGGGTTCCAGCTTAGACTGTTGA